One window of Quercus robur chromosome 12, dhQueRobu3.1, whole genome shotgun sequence genomic DNA carries:
- the LOC126709926 gene encoding growth-regulating factor 10-like: MEHRTPPPKIARFTNTGIGPTSCDNSWDMNTIGFGSNGADGSTPVGLNLELGRGSGHSTKSRVFTIFQLQELQLQALIYKYIEAGLPVPHHLLLPIWKSVANVFGGFNDGVPLGYTSFLGPSPLSWDHRMGMDPDPEAGRCRRTDGKKWRCSKEVVPHKKYCERHMQRGRQRSRKLVEPAQPTTWDASSSNTNLSISLSVNSSGSSRSSSNFSPRLGFSPESVIHGGRYSENIAL; encoded by the exons ATGGAGCACCGAACCCCACCTCCTAAGATTGCACGTTTCACAAATACAG GGATTGGACCAACTAGTTGTGATAATTCTTGGGACATGAATACCATTGGATTTGGATCAAACGGAGCTGATGGCTCAACTCCAGTTGGGCTTAATCTTGAGCTTGGACGTGGGTCTGGACACAGCACAAAATCGCGTGTTTTCACCATTTTTCAGCTGCAGGAGTTACAGCTTCAAGCACTCATTTACAAGTACATCGAAGCTGGGCTTCCCGTGccacatcatcttcttctccctATATGGAAGAGTGTTGCTAACGTATTTGGTGGTTTCAATGATGGGGTGCCTCTAGGCTACACTAGCT TTCTGGGGCCTAGCCCCTTGTCTTGGGACCATAGAATGGGCATGGATCCTGATCCAGAGGCTGGGAGATGTAGAAGAACAGATGGGAAGAAATGGAGGTGTAGCAAGGAAGTTGTTCCACATAAAAAGTACTGTGAGAGGCACATGCAAAGAGGTCGTCAGCGTTCAAGAAAGCTTGTGGAACCTGCTCAACCTACTACTTGGGATGCTTCTAGCTCAAACACCAACCTCTCTATTTCACTCTCTGTGAATAGCAGTGGCAGCAGTAGAAGCAGCAGTAATTTCTCTCCAAGATTGGGGTTCTCTCCTGAGAGTGTTATTCATGGAGGTAGGTACTCAGAAAACATTGCTCTGTAA